In a single window of the Allobranchiibius huperziae genome:
- a CDS encoding low temperature requirement protein A, translating into MVSKPVIARNRNSPGHGERFTGLELLFDLIFVFCVAEIAKTYREDASGRTAITAVLLFVPVWWAWVGITFAADRFPADDTIAQGLVIAAAGATGVMGLAIPVVPGTGEVPFALGYATVRFMVAAYYLHIRATARDGGRLARFYATGFSAIGTVWLASTLLPSSLRPFIWGVAMVVDVLMPRLASLWGRLLPVDRSHLAERCAAFVIIVIGEQIVDTLTLASDHELTTWHRRVLVAEAGVTAVALWWGFFERGSWQRRYNTLEGTRSGQSAATVCAYLHFPLIVGITATAAGIQLGLSRADEAIGVPAATAIALGAAAYLLSMNTMSWVLRVPRADSLTNTRLVLCAALLLLLLCGRSWSPTSFLLAVALILTLHAVTGQVRGPRDQRLSRDFPPKAPRSHRQTQHPTFTRSFRQDSWR; encoded by the coding sequence ATGGTGAGCAAACCCGTCATTGCCCGGAACAGGAACTCTCCAGGTCACGGCGAACGCTTCACCGGCCTAGAGCTGCTCTTCGACCTCATCTTCGTCTTCTGCGTCGCCGAAATCGCCAAAACGTACCGAGAAGACGCGTCAGGGCGGACCGCGATCACGGCTGTCCTCCTTTTTGTCCCGGTGTGGTGGGCATGGGTGGGGATCACCTTTGCCGCTGACCGATTCCCCGCTGACGACACCATCGCGCAAGGGTTGGTCATCGCTGCGGCCGGAGCAACCGGCGTGATGGGACTAGCGATCCCCGTGGTACCCGGCACTGGCGAAGTCCCCTTCGCCCTCGGATACGCGACGGTCCGTTTCATGGTCGCGGCCTACTATCTTCATATTCGAGCCACGGCACGCGACGGCGGCCGATTGGCTCGCTTCTACGCCACGGGTTTCTCCGCCATCGGAACCGTGTGGCTGGCATCAACCTTGCTGCCGTCGAGCCTCCGACCGTTCATCTGGGGCGTAGCGATGGTGGTCGATGTACTCATGCCACGGTTGGCGAGCCTGTGGGGCCGCCTCCTGCCCGTCGATCGAAGTCACTTGGCCGAGCGCTGCGCCGCGTTCGTCATCATCGTGATCGGTGAACAGATCGTTGACACCCTCACCCTGGCATCGGATCACGAGCTCACCACCTGGCATCGTCGCGTGCTCGTGGCGGAGGCGGGCGTCACGGCCGTCGCCCTGTGGTGGGGTTTCTTCGAACGCGGCTCCTGGCAACGCCGCTACAACACCCTCGAAGGCACCCGCAGCGGCCAGTCGGCCGCAACTGTGTGCGCGTACCTGCACTTCCCCTTGATCGTGGGCATTACCGCCACCGCCGCCGGGATCCAGCTCGGACTCAGTCGCGCCGATGAAGCGATTGGCGTGCCAGCCGCTACAGCCATCGCCCTAGGTGCGGCCGCGTACCTGCTGTCCATGAACACGATGAGCTGGGTGTTGCGGGTTCCTCGCGCCGACTCGCTCACCAACACTCGGCTCGTGCTCTGCGCCGCGCTACTGCTCCTGCTGCTTTGTGGCCGCTCCTGGTCGCCCACGAGCTTTCTCCTCGCGGTGGCCCTGATTCTGACACTGCACGCCGTCACCGGTCAGGTACGAGGACCCCGCGACCAGCGACTCTCACGGGATTTTCCACCCAAAGCGCCCAGGTCGCACCGTCAAACCCAACACCCAACATTCACCCGCTCATTTCGGCAGGACTCGTGGAGATAG
- a CDS encoding amidohydrolase family protein yields the protein MTDQTSSRVIAVEEHFVTTDYWEKTASTPAPTGEDAERAYSRSFINNDYISGRLTNLQTRIDDMDKSGVDVSVLSLNPPGAQLWSDAATATSLAREMNDALAKIVAGNPTRFGALAAVAPQDPDAAADEICRAVGTLGFGGVLISCHTGGHYLDEPEYEPILAALEETDSTLYLHPRMPSPQMLEPYNSYGLQQAMWGFQAEAGINAMRLIMSGAFDRHPNLRVVLGHLGEGLPFWLWRTDNMYAKAYAWARESLNMVGLERKPSEYFQHNLWITTSGMFDQDALKYCLAKFGAERVLFAVDYPYEDSNVATQFLAEANLTDEERALISHRNA from the coding sequence ATGACTGATCAAACCAGCTCACGCGTCATCGCGGTCGAGGAACATTTCGTGACTACCGACTACTGGGAGAAGACGGCAAGCACCCCAGCGCCTACTGGCGAGGACGCCGAACGCGCGTACAGCCGCAGCTTCATCAATAACGACTACATCAGCGGTCGACTGACCAACCTGCAGACCCGAATCGACGATATGGACAAGTCTGGTGTCGACGTATCGGTGCTCAGCCTGAACCCGCCAGGTGCTCAGCTATGGAGCGATGCGGCAACAGCGACCTCACTGGCGCGCGAGATGAACGACGCGCTCGCCAAGATCGTGGCAGGGAACCCGACCCGGTTCGGCGCACTCGCGGCCGTGGCACCGCAGGACCCCGACGCTGCCGCCGACGAGATTTGTCGCGCCGTCGGCACGCTCGGGTTCGGTGGCGTGCTCATCAGTTGCCACACGGGCGGCCATTACCTGGACGAGCCGGAGTATGAGCCGATCTTGGCCGCCTTGGAGGAAACCGACAGCACGCTTTACCTGCACCCTCGTATGCCTAGTCCGCAGATGCTCGAGCCCTACAACTCCTACGGACTGCAGCAGGCGATGTGGGGCTTCCAGGCCGAAGCCGGTATCAACGCGATGCGCCTGATCATGAGCGGCGCGTTCGACCGGCACCCAAACCTGCGCGTGGTCCTCGGCCACCTCGGCGAGGGACTCCCGTTCTGGCTGTGGCGAACCGACAACATGTATGCAAAGGCCTACGCCTGGGCGCGCGAATCACTGAATATGGTCGGACTCGAGCGCAAGCCCAGCGAGTACTTCCAGCACAACCTCTGGATCACAACGAGTGGCATGTTCGACCAGGACGCGTTGAAGTACTGCCTTGCCAAATTCGGCGCAGAACGAGTGCTGTTCGCGGTCGACTACCCCTACGAGGATAGCAACGTGGCTACCCAGTTTCTTGCCGAGGCGAACCTGACGGACGAGGAGCGAGCGCTCATCAGTCACCGCAACGCCTAG
- the wrbA gene encoding NAD(P)H:quinone oxidoreductase, which produces MTVRVAVVYYSATGSVHRLAEGVADGARTAGADVRLRRTPELAPDTAIAANPVWQAHVDATKDSVETATLADLEWCNALALGTPTRFGTPAAQLKQFIDSTGGLWQAGGFNNKPATSFTSSSNQHGGQESTILALNNVFYHWGCIIVSPGYTDPLVSAAGGNPYGTSWPSGDGELPDAATVTAAHYQGKRLAAIAQRLQG; this is translated from the coding sequence ATGACCGTGCGAGTTGCCGTCGTCTACTACAGCGCTACCGGCAGTGTCCATCGCCTGGCGGAGGGCGTCGCCGACGGCGCCCGCACCGCGGGAGCCGACGTGCGGCTACGTCGCACTCCCGAATTGGCCCCGGACACCGCGATCGCCGCCAACCCGGTATGGCAGGCTCACGTCGACGCGACGAAGGACAGCGTTGAGACGGCCACGCTTGCCGATCTCGAGTGGTGCAATGCGTTAGCACTGGGCACCCCGACACGCTTCGGGACCCCCGCGGCGCAGCTCAAGCAGTTCATTGACTCCACCGGTGGCCTCTGGCAGGCCGGCGGATTCAATAACAAGCCCGCCACCAGCTTCACCTCATCCAGCAATCAGCACGGCGGGCAGGAGTCCACGATCCTGGCTTTGAACAACGTCTTCTACCACTGGGGATGCATCATCGTGTCCCCTGGCTACACCGACCCGCTGGTCTCAGCAGCCGGCGGGAACCCTTACGGCACCTCATGGCCCTCCGGCGACGGGGAGCTACCGGACGCGGCAACAGTGACCGCCGCCCACTACCAAGGCAAGCGTCTGGCCGCCATCGCTCAGCGCCTACAGGGCTGA
- a CDS encoding ester cyclase codes for MAGTSLSMTTVGRASKTDRGPVTPDLLPDPASTDLPDPPFPAGLSAEELQHLKTFDELDFEVFSTANWARFGESHAQNIRVHFPDGHYADGLDQHLKDMQEIFVSSPDTHIHHHLLRVAKGNLTCVTGVMAGTFTRPMADGKGGQIAPTNKAWAYNMATVGVWNKNGTMDEEWLFYDTETFNTQVGIG; via the coding sequence ATGGCCGGCACCAGCTTGTCCATGACGACGGTCGGGCGCGCAAGCAAGACAGACCGAGGTCCGGTCACTCCAGACCTGCTGCCCGACCCCGCATCAACCGACCTTCCCGACCCGCCGTTCCCAGCAGGGCTCAGCGCCGAGGAACTCCAGCACCTCAAGACATTCGATGAACTCGACTTCGAGGTCTTCAGCACGGCGAACTGGGCCCGGTTCGGGGAAAGCCACGCCCAGAACATCCGGGTGCACTTCCCTGATGGGCACTACGCCGACGGTCTGGACCAGCACCTCAAGGACATGCAGGAGATCTTCGTCTCTTCGCCCGACACGCACATCCATCACCACCTGCTGCGGGTGGCGAAGGGGAATCTGACCTGTGTCACCGGGGTCATGGCCGGCACCTTCACCAGGCCGATGGCGGACGGCAAGGGCGGGCAGATCGCTCCGACGAACAAGGCGTGGGCGTACAACATGGCCACCGTCGGCGTCTGGAACAAGAACGGCACGATGGATGAGGAGTGGCTGTTCTATGACACCGAGACCTTTAACACGCAGGTCGGCATCGGGTAG
- a CDS encoding FAD-dependent oxidoreductase translates to MGETTHATPTAQTSTVCAVLIVGAGPTGLTLAVELAGRGISHRLLEAVPGPQEGSRGKGIQPRTLEVFEDLGIAGRVLAHGQLAMPIRSTAPDGRVTLGGAEPESLKNRPDIPYTTSLVTPQWRVEEALRLRLSELGGAVEFGAPLLSFTQSDLGVSAVVESGEGVEAIEAQWLVGCDGGRSSVRRQAAIPFEGETLEDVRMIVADVGVDGLDRDAWQMWRHPDGFLSLCPLPSTDVFQYQSSIAPGQDPQLGLDNLQSILERRSGRTDLRLHEPTWSSLWRANIRLVDHYRRGRVLLAGDAAHVHSPAGGQGMNTGIQDAHNLGWKLAAVVQGAPNALIDSYEAERRPIAELVLGLSNARLAQTVQGGMATRRDASTLQLDLNYRGSTLALDDRDDNADLRAGDRAPDATGLRTQDGEYRLFDLTRGGRFTLLAFGGMPPIDHHPGVDIQTLRVAVEAREPDQIVDTHGSLHAAYGANDLTLALIRPDGYLAALSHAGHVDAVNKVLADVSPTVQPKDQPPIYASPKNGDSHAL, encoded by the coding sequence ATGGGTGAGACAACACACGCGACACCAACGGCGCAGACATCCACTGTCTGCGCGGTACTGATCGTGGGGGCCGGCCCGACCGGTCTGACTCTGGCCGTAGAGCTCGCCGGGCGCGGCATCTCCCACCGCCTGCTTGAGGCGGTGCCTGGTCCGCAGGAAGGCTCGCGCGGCAAAGGAATTCAGCCCCGCACCCTGGAGGTGTTCGAGGACCTCGGCATTGCCGGACGGGTCCTCGCCCACGGGCAACTAGCGATGCCGATCCGCTCCACCGCCCCCGACGGTCGGGTGACCCTCGGTGGCGCTGAGCCGGAATCGTTGAAAAACCGGCCGGACATCCCCTATACGACGAGCTTGGTGACGCCGCAATGGCGCGTCGAGGAGGCATTACGCCTGCGACTGTCCGAGCTCGGTGGTGCAGTGGAGTTCGGCGCGCCGCTGCTCAGCTTCACGCAGTCCGACCTCGGTGTCTCGGCGGTGGTCGAGAGCGGCGAGGGGGTCGAGGCCATCGAGGCGCAGTGGCTGGTGGGCTGCGACGGCGGGCGCAGCTCCGTCCGCAGACAGGCAGCGATCCCGTTCGAGGGCGAGACGCTCGAGGACGTGCGGATGATCGTCGCCGACGTGGGCGTCGATGGCCTCGACCGGGACGCCTGGCAGATGTGGCGCCACCCGGACGGCTTCCTCAGTCTGTGTCCGCTGCCGTCGACTGACGTGTTCCAGTACCAATCGAGCATCGCCCCCGGACAGGATCCACAGCTGGGTCTCGACAACCTGCAGTCGATCCTGGAACGGCGAAGCGGCCGCACCGACCTTCGCCTACACGAGCCAACGTGGTCATCGCTCTGGCGCGCCAATATCCGCCTCGTAGATCACTACCGGCGAGGCCGGGTGCTCCTGGCAGGCGATGCCGCACACGTGCATTCACCCGCCGGGGGGCAGGGCATGAACACCGGCATCCAAGACGCCCACAACCTCGGATGGAAGCTCGCGGCGGTCGTGCAGGGCGCTCCGAACGCGCTGATCGACAGTTACGAGGCCGAGCGGCGGCCCATCGCCGAGCTGGTCCTCGGCCTCTCCAACGCCCGACTGGCACAGACGGTGCAGGGAGGCATGGCCACCCGTCGTGATGCCAGCACCCTGCAACTTGATCTGAACTACCGCGGCTCCACATTGGCGCTCGACGATCGCGATGACAACGCGGACCTGCGCGCCGGTGACCGGGCACCAGATGCCACAGGACTAAGGACGCAGGACGGCGAGTACCGCCTCTTCGACCTCACCCGGGGCGGACGGTTCACCCTGCTGGCCTTCGGCGGCATGCCGCCGATCGACCATCACCCGGGCGTCGACATCCAAACTCTGCGCGTCGCCGTCGAGGCACGTGAACCCGACCAGATCGTCGATACCCACGGCTCGCTGCATGCGGCGTACGGCGCGAACGACCTAACCCTCGCGCTGATCCGACCCGACGGCTATCTCGCGGCCCTTTCACACGCCGGGCACGTCGACGCAGTGAACAAGGTCCTGGCTGACGTCTCACCCACGGTTCAGCCCAAAGACCAACCACCCATCTACGCCAGCCCCAAGAACGGAGACAGCCATGCTCTCTGA
- a CDS encoding DUF3253 domain-containing protein, protein MPHNDLPPLTDDGHHIVVDGRKWRATDPAIPDALRKELVAELMSARRDVRTDAESARPRVQDAKVALGERGDPWWEPTPDGRRTRLAATMRTLLRHRDAEATICPSDAARVVGGESWRDLMDDARSVAGELATGGVVVVRQHGQDVDLDAAVGPVRLARGPNW, encoded by the coding sequence GTGCCGCACAACGACCTTCCCCCGCTGACTGACGACGGGCACCACATCGTGGTCGACGGTCGCAAGTGGCGGGCCACCGATCCCGCCATCCCCGACGCTCTGCGCAAGGAACTGGTGGCGGAGTTGATGAGCGCACGCCGCGATGTGCGCACCGACGCCGAGTCCGCCCGCCCGCGGGTACAGGACGCGAAGGTCGCGCTCGGTGAGCGTGGCGACCCGTGGTGGGAGCCGACGCCCGACGGCCGCCGTACGAGGCTCGCCGCGACGATGCGGACGCTCCTTCGTCACCGCGACGCGGAGGCGACCATCTGCCCGAGTGATGCCGCCCGGGTCGTGGGTGGTGAGTCGTGGCGCGACCTGATGGACGACGCCCGCTCCGTGGCAGGCGAGCTGGCTACCGGCGGGGTCGTCGTCGTACGCCAACACGGCCAGGACGTCGACCTGGACGCGGCGGTCGGGCCGGTGCGCCTGGCCCGCGGCCCGAACTGGTGA
- a CDS encoding alpha/beta fold hydrolase, translated as MAMLTLKDGRVLEVRVSGPEDGVPVLYHHGTGGTLPTRNFENAVHERGSKLITLSRAGYADSTRLAGRAVVDVVADASEVLQIVGAERFFVAGWSGGGPHALACAARLPGVIGALVISGIAPYDGAGLDFLSGMSRDEVTEWNAALQSEAQLRAIVERSAAALTQPQSKDDAEDVTQNLPPADAAVLAGQFADDLAAANRDGLSSGIDGWVDDELAFTKPWGFDLDEVKVPVSVWHGDQDRNVPFGHGRWVAEQLTDASLTRAPGEGHFSLLAGLVNPMLDGLAALSPDDRHQRRDDA; from the coding sequence ATGGCAATGCTGACGCTCAAGGACGGACGAGTTCTCGAGGTGCGGGTCAGTGGACCTGAGGATGGCGTGCCGGTGCTGTATCACCACGGCACAGGTGGCACGTTGCCCACTCGCAACTTCGAGAACGCGGTGCACGAACGCGGATCTAAGCTCATCACGCTCTCGCGGGCCGGTTACGCGGACTCCACCAGGCTCGCTGGACGTGCGGTGGTCGACGTCGTTGCTGACGCATCCGAAGTACTCCAGATTGTCGGAGCCGAACGATTCTTCGTAGCCGGGTGGTCCGGTGGCGGCCCGCATGCCCTCGCATGCGCAGCACGTTTGCCAGGTGTCATAGGGGCGCTGGTGATCTCCGGTATCGCGCCGTACGACGGCGCAGGACTCGACTTCCTCTCCGGCATGAGCCGCGATGAGGTCACCGAGTGGAACGCGGCCCTACAGAGCGAGGCCCAGCTTCGTGCAATCGTCGAGCGTTCTGCGGCTGCACTCACTCAGCCGCAAAGCAAGGACGACGCTGAAGACGTCACCCAAAACCTGCCCCCCGCAGACGCGGCTGTTTTGGCCGGGCAGTTTGCCGATGACCTAGCCGCGGCCAACCGGGACGGACTGAGCAGCGGCATAGACGGGTGGGTCGACGACGAGCTCGCCTTCACCAAGCCGTGGGGGTTTGACCTCGATGAGGTCAAAGTCCCCGTCTCGGTCTGGCACGGCGACCAGGACCGCAACGTCCCCTTCGGCCATGGCCGATGGGTGGCCGAACAGCTAACAGATGCATCACTAACCCGTGCGCCAGGCGAAGGACACTTCTCGCTGCTTGCTGGACTGGTCAACCCGATGCTGGATGGGCTAGCTGCGCTCAGCCCGGACGACCGCCATCAAAGACGCGACGATGCTTGA
- a CDS encoding CopG family transcriptional regulator codes for MAMTLRMTDELTEALRQTSEREGLSMQAVAVRAIEEYTSRHAHLRDQLLSTLVVEDRAVIARLADA; via the coding sequence ATGGCCATGACCTTGAGGATGACCGACGAATTGACCGAAGCGCTACGACAGACCTCCGAACGGGAAGGTCTGTCGATGCAGGCCGTCGCCGTTCGAGCGATCGAGGAGTACACATCCCGTCACGCGCACCTGCGCGACCAGCTGCTGAGCACCCTCGTGGTGGAGGACCGCGCCGTGATCGCGAGGTTGGCGGACGCGTGA
- a CDS encoding alpha/beta fold hydrolase — protein MNTILDVPYGKDERQRFDVHQPDTANGAAILLIHGGGWWQGDKSKERVAARVFAGAGYVVATPNYRLADAQTRTNLYPTQVDDVSRALTALKQSDVVFDRDRIAVVGGSSGGNLAVEIGIRHSLPVVSWSGLIVLDAFMQRHQATPAHRINVDPTANSASIDQSGADAAYYKWLVMNLVGSTDAAEVSAATASHRITSRCRPMFLVNSTEELVPATEVSVMACALARSNVAAQTLLLPGARHAEGYLEDAIIPTLAFLATHLFANIPVALEKSPAS, from the coding sequence ATGAACACGATCCTGGACGTCCCTTACGGCAAGGACGAACGTCAACGTTTCGACGTCCATCAACCCGACACCGCCAACGGGGCGGCGATCCTGCTGATTCACGGCGGAGGCTGGTGGCAAGGAGACAAAAGCAAGGAGCGCGTAGCGGCGCGTGTATTCGCCGGCGCCGGCTACGTGGTCGCCACTCCCAATTACCGGCTCGCTGACGCACAGACGCGGACCAACCTCTACCCGACACAGGTGGACGACGTCTCCCGTGCTCTGACTGCACTGAAACAGTCCGATGTGGTCTTCGACCGCGATCGCATCGCCGTCGTCGGCGGATCCTCCGGAGGCAACCTCGCGGTCGAGATCGGGATCCGCCACAGCCTGCCCGTCGTCTCCTGGTCGGGCCTGATCGTGCTCGACGCATTCATGCAACGCCACCAAGCCACCCCAGCTCACCGGATCAACGTTGACCCGACCGCAAACAGCGCGTCGATCGATCAGAGCGGCGCCGACGCCGCCTATTACAAGTGGCTGGTGATGAACCTGGTCGGCTCCACCGACGCGGCCGAAGTCTCTGCCGCCACAGCGTCACATCGGATCACCAGTCGCTGCCGCCCAATGTTCCTGGTCAACTCAACCGAAGAGCTGGTGCCCGCCACGGAAGTGTCCGTTATGGCCTGCGCACTTGCCCGGTCAAACGTGGCCGCACAGACCCTCCTTCTGCCGGGCGCACGGCACGCCGAGGGCTATCTGGAGGACGCCATCATCCCCACGTTGGCCTTCCTCGCTACGCACCTCTTCGCGAACATCCCAGTCGCACTCGAGAAGTCACCGGCCTCGTAG
- a CDS encoding Pr6Pr family membrane protein, with amino-acid sequence MTVRVLFAFLGFSALVTEVATLVAQHRFGAGHFFSYFTVEANLLTVISLMLSAFAAAGRWSSRGLELYRGAVAFFMTTVILIFIVLLSGYPASELTAVPWDNTVLHYIMPIVVILDWLLLTGRRAMAVRAALGWLLGPLAYLVYSLVRGGIVGWYPYPFMDPGRHGYLGVAVTSVIIAVVLSLLAVALAVAPRWTALRGAPSTGQ; translated from the coding sequence GTGACAGTGAGGGTCCTGTTCGCGTTCCTGGGATTCAGTGCCCTGGTGACCGAGGTCGCGACTCTCGTCGCTCAGCACAGGTTCGGTGCCGGTCACTTCTTCAGTTACTTCACCGTCGAGGCCAATCTGCTCACGGTCATCAGCCTGATGCTGAGCGCGTTCGCGGCGGCGGGTCGGTGGTCGAGTCGAGGGCTGGAGTTGTACCGCGGTGCGGTGGCGTTCTTCATGACGACCGTGATCCTGATCTTCATCGTGCTGCTGTCGGGTTACCCGGCATCCGAGCTCACCGCCGTCCCGTGGGACAACACGGTCCTGCACTACATCATGCCGATCGTGGTGATCCTCGACTGGCTGCTGCTCACCGGTCGCCGGGCGATGGCGGTCCGGGCCGCGCTGGGGTGGCTGTTGGGACCACTGGCCTACCTCGTCTACAGCCTGGTGCGGGGCGGGATCGTCGGCTGGTATCCCTATCCGTTCATGGATCCGGGCCGACACGGCTACCTCGGCGTCGCAGTGACCTCGGTGATCATCGCCGTCGTGTTGTCCCTGCTCGCGGTCGCGCTGGCAGTCGCGCCACGGTGGACCGCATTGCGGGGCGCACCATCGACGGGGCAGTGA
- a CDS encoding type II toxin-antitoxin system death-on-curing family toxin, which produces MNDDEPTEFLTLEDILAVGKAYLGRRPQVRDYGILEAAAGRPRAVVFGEPVYPDIHFKAGALLHSLVKGHALVDGNKRLGLGALRLFYALNGFTVIADDDQKFELVMDVAEGRLVAVEDIAARLEKFARHS; this is translated from the coding sequence GTGAACGACGACGAGCCGACCGAGTTCCTGACCTTGGAGGACATCCTCGCCGTCGGCAAGGCGTATCTGGGCCGCCGTCCTCAGGTGCGCGATTACGGCATCCTCGAAGCCGCCGCGGGCCGTCCGCGGGCAGTGGTGTTCGGCGAGCCCGTCTACCCGGACATCCACTTCAAGGCCGGGGCGTTGCTGCACTCGCTGGTGAAGGGCCACGCCCTGGTGGACGGCAACAAGCGACTTGGGCTCGGCGCGCTTAGGTTGTTCTACGCCCTCAACGGCTTCACGGTCATCGCTGATGACGACCAAAAGTTCGAACTCGTAATGGACGTGGCCGAAGGGCGCCTTGTGGCAGTGGAGGACATCGCGGCCCGCCTGGAGAAATTCGCTCGTCACAGTTGA
- a CDS encoding AfsR/SARP family transcriptional regulator, producing MTRSPENVRFFLFGGVRIVRDGVEIAVTQPKQRGLLALLLANVGETLTVDSIVDALWNGEPAPTAVNQIHRHVGALRRACQPGLGRRHSGRFITGIGRGYRMAVDPDACDVTEFRQVAARARELGDTGEHAAALQQSLQALAVASSPAGAEGMHDMPEFASIEDERVSAILTAAGQCRRATDYAAILPALRSAAEHHPFNEALAASLMDALAYTGRGAEAVHLYRTVRRRLTTELGCEPGPQLKRALADALRHNSSRPVDTEAQPKETALPRPAQLPMPLPGFGGRRRLLAALAESATQRRVLHLTGAAGVGKTGVAVRHATQIVGQYPDGQLYVDLHGHDPTCTPTDVLDALEDMLVGLHIPSHAMPQSIGARSGLLRSVLSALQVLILLDDARDFAQIKPLLPGPGRSDVIVTSQSSMPELVAFHHAELVQLTSLDDVVTVLEFSS from the coding sequence ATGACGAGATCACCGGAAAATGTGCGGTTCTTCCTGTTCGGCGGGGTCCGCATCGTCCGTGACGGGGTTGAGATCGCGGTGACTCAACCCAAGCAACGCGGCCTGCTCGCGTTACTTCTCGCGAACGTTGGCGAGACACTGACCGTGGATTCGATCGTGGATGCCCTGTGGAACGGCGAACCCGCACCCACAGCTGTCAACCAGATTCATCGCCACGTCGGCGCACTACGTCGCGCCTGCCAGCCCGGGCTCGGTCGCCGACACTCCGGTCGGTTCATCACCGGTATCGGCCGCGGTTACCGAATGGCGGTCGATCCGGATGCCTGCGATGTCACAGAATTTCGCCAGGTGGCTGCTCGGGCGCGAGAGCTCGGTGACACCGGCGAGCACGCCGCGGCCTTGCAGCAGTCGCTGCAGGCTCTTGCGGTCGCCTCATCGCCGGCTGGAGCCGAGGGCATGCACGACATGCCGGAGTTCGCGTCGATCGAGGACGAAAGGGTCAGCGCGATCCTCACGGCTGCGGGCCAGTGTCGGCGGGCGACCGACTACGCAGCAATCCTTCCGGCCCTTCGCTCGGCAGCTGAACATCACCCGTTCAATGAAGCGCTGGCGGCAAGCTTGATGGATGCGCTGGCCTACACAGGGCGTGGCGCGGAGGCGGTGCACCTCTACAGGACGGTTCGCCGCAGGCTCACAACGGAACTGGGATGCGAACCGGGGCCGCAGCTGAAGCGCGCACTGGCGGACGCGCTTCGTCACAACTCCTCACGGCCGGTCGACACCGAGGCACAACCTAAGGAGACAGCCCTGCCCCGGCCAGCCCAGCTGCCGATGCCATTACCTGGTTTCGGGGGACGCCGCCGGCTGCTTGCTGCGCTGGCAGAGTCAGCGACGCAGCGACGTGTCCTGCACCTGACCGGAGCCGCTGGGGTTGGCAAGACAGGCGTGGCAGTCCGGCACGCGACCCAGATCGTTGGGCAATATCCCGATGGCCAGCTTTACGTCGACTTGCACGGGCACGACCCGACCTGCACACCAACCGACGTGCTCGACGCTCTTGAGGACATGCTCGTCGGCCTGCATATTCCTTCCCACGCCATGCCGCAGAGCATCGGCGCACGGTCGGGGCTACTGCGCAGCGTTCTGTCGGCTCTGCAGGTCTTGATCCTGCTCGACGACGCACGTGACTTCGCGCAGATCAAGCCCCTGCTACCCGGCCCGGGACGAAGCGACGTGATCGTCACCAGCCAAAGCTCGATGCCCGAGCTGGTCGCGTTCCATCACGCCGAACTAGTCCAGCTCACGTCGTTGGACGACGTGGTGACCGTCCTGGAGTTCTCCAGTTGA
- a CDS encoding MarR family winged helix-turn-helix transcriptional regulator: MILLDRRVRGHVGAVYSTALIRIQEEHRMASTQSRDTRIATDSEALIGSDDVTLAGLLMETANGLGLRMDEGLRRTSDLPVSTFEVLVRLLRSPGACIRSGDLVRELAITTGGVTRLLDRLEQQGLVERSREGTDRRAVYAKLTPAGRRTVLHALPGHIDDLVSMFSALAPLQRQQLEAALRVLRDVVNERDPDARRRKARHAAERSSEKAS; the protein is encoded by the coding sequence TTGATCCTGCTTGATCGGCGGGTGAGGGGACACGTCGGAGCGGTCTATTCGACCGCACTGATCCGTATTCAGGAGGAGCATCGGATGGCATCAACACAGTCGCGTGACACTCGCATCGCTACCGATTCGGAGGCACTCATCGGTAGTGACGATGTGACCCTCGCTGGTTTGTTGATGGAAACCGCCAACGGCTTAGGACTGCGGATGGATGAGGGCCTGCGCCGCACCTCCGACCTGCCGGTCTCTACTTTCGAGGTACTTGTCCGTCTTCTTCGTTCACCCGGAGCCTGCATACGGTCAGGCGACCTGGTCCGTGAGCTCGCCATCACCACCGGCGGGGTGACGCGGCTGCTGGACCGATTGGAACAGCAGGGGCTGGTGGAGCGCAGTCGTGAGGGCACCGACCGCCGTGCGGTGTACGCCAAGCTCACGCCGGCCGGCCGGCGCACCGTCCTCCATGCGCTCCCTGGCCACATCGATGACCTTGTCAGCATGTTCTCCGCTCTGGCTCCGTTGCAACGGCAACAACTCGAAGCGGCCCTACGAGTCCTGCGGGACGTCGTCAACGAGCGAGACCCGGACGCGCGCCGCAGGAAGGCTCGCCACGCGGCTGAGCGGTCATCAGAGAAGGCGTCCTGA